The DNA sequence TCATGTTGTTATTGTGCAATTAGGCCTGAAACAGGTTGGTTTCGTCGTTGATAGCCTGATCGGTCAAGAAGAAGTTGTGATTAAAGCGTTAGATAACTTATTACAAGGTACACCAGGCATGGCCGGGGCAACAATCACCAGTGATGGTGGTATTGCGTTGATTTTAGATATTCCAAGTCTCTTAAATCATTACGCAAAACGTTAATTTGTTGATGCAGGGGGCAACCCCTGTGTGCTTTTACATTGATGTAGACATATTGAAGTAGATAGATTAGATGAAAATAAAGGTTTTAGTCGTTGATGACTCTAGTTTTTTCAGACGTAGAGTAAGTGAAATCATTAATGCAGATCCAGAAATGGAAGTTATTGATACAGCTATAAATGGCGAAGAGGCTATTACTAAAGCAAAGTCGTTACGTCCGGATGTGATCACTATGGATATTGAAATGCCAGTACTTGATGGTATTTCTGCTGTAAAAGTGATCATGAAAGAGAATCCAACACCAATTTTAATGTTTTCGTCATTGACGCATCAAGGTGCTAAGTCAACGCTGGAAGCTTTAGAGGCTGGAGCCGCTAACTTTTTGCCGAAGAAATTTGAAGATATTGCCAAAGACAAAGCAGAAGCGGTTAAATTATTACAACAAAATATTAAAGAAATTAGTAAGCGACGCAGTGTATTAAGAACACCACGTGCAATAAATACGACGGCAACGCATGCAGCGCCTGTAAGAGGTTCAATCCCGACGTCAACGCGCAGTAACACTATTAATAGCAGTACTGCTAACAAGTCGATTATGCCGAGCAGCGCCACTAATCATAGCGCAACTGATAGCCGTATTAATAAGCCGACCCTTGCACGCCATGGTACGGATGCGAATCGTTTAAATACGTTAGATTCTCGTCATACGCATCATGTTGATAATAGCCCGTCTGAATCGCGAGCATTACCAACTGCAAGTCGCTTGGCCAAACGTGCATCAGGTAAAAAATACGCGTTGTTGGCAATCGGTTCTTCGACTGGTGGCCCCGTCGCACTACAAAACGTACTTACACCTTTACGTCAGAACTTCCCGCTCCCTATTTTATTGATACAACATATGCCGGCTACATTTACTTCGGCGTTTGCAGCGCGATTAAATACCTTATGCCAAATTAAGGTAAAAGAAGCGCAGCATGGTGACCGTTTACTGCCTGGCGTTGCTTATTTAGCACCTGGTGGCAAGCAAGTATTAATCGAAAGTAAAGCCGGTGGTTTAACGTTAAAAGTAATGGAAAGCCCAGAAGGCATTAATTATAAACCGAGTGTCGACATTACCTTTGGCTCTGCAGCTAAGTCATATCGCGATAAAGTGTTAGCGGTAGTACTAACTGGTATGGGGGCCGATGGTCGAGAAGGCGCTAAATTACTTAAACAACATGGCAGTACAATATGGGCGCAAGATGCACAATCTTGTGTTGTATATGGTATGCCGCAAGCAATTGTGAATGCCGGATTAGCCGATGAGCAAATTAACCTGCTACAAATAGCAGAGCGCATTAATATTGAAGTCGGTTGTCGATAAAGACACGCAGAGAAGGTAGGTTAAAGTTGAACGTTTGGACTGTTGCTAATCAAAAGGGTGGGGTTGGAAAAACAACCACTGCTATTACACTGGCCGGTTTACTGGCAGAGCAAGGACAGCGCGTATTATTAATTGATACGGATCCTCACGCATCATTAACCAGCTATCTTAATTATGACAGTGATGACTTAACGATTGGGCTATTTGATCTTTTTGTTGCGCCTACGCTTGATGCTGAATTAGTACATAACGCGACGATAGAAACGCCTTACAACGGTATTAACTTATTACCAGCGACAATGGCATTAGCGACGTTGGATAGAACACTCGGTCACCGTGATGGCATGGGACTGATACTTAAAAATATCATCAGCTTAGTCGTTGATGATTATGATTTTGTCCTGATTGATTGTCCACCCGTATTGGGCGTTATGATGGTTAATGCATT is a window from the Moritella sp. F3 genome containing:
- a CDS encoding ParA family protein → MNVWTVANQKGGVGKTTTAITLAGLLAEQGQRVLLIDTDPHASLTSYLNYDSDDLTIGLFDLFVAPTLDAELVHNATIETPYNGINLLPATMALATLDRTLGHRDGMGLILKNIISLVVDDYDFVLIDCPPVLGVMMVNALASSDRILVPVQTEFLALKGLDRMVKTFEIMQRSCANTFQYTVIPTMFDRRTKASLVSLQTLQQNYSQHVWRAVIPVDTQFRNASLKHMPPSMYSRSSRGVAAYGALLQDLLASEKQQERLYG
- a CDS encoding chemotaxis response regulator protein-glutamate methylesterase, which gives rise to MKIKVLVVDDSSFFRRRVSEIINADPEMEVIDTAINGEEAITKAKSLRPDVITMDIEMPVLDGISAVKVIMKENPTPILMFSSLTHQGAKSTLEALEAGAANFLPKKFEDIAKDKAEAVKLLQQNIKEISKRRSVLRTPRAINTTATHAAPVRGSIPTSTRSNTINSSTANKSIMPSSATNHSATDSRINKPTLARHGTDANRLNTLDSRHTHHVDNSPSESRALPTASRLAKRASGKKYALLAIGSSTGGPVALQNVLTPLRQNFPLPILLIQHMPATFTSAFAARLNTLCQIKVKEAQHGDRLLPGVAYLAPGGKQVLIESKAGGLTLKVMESPEGINYKPSVDITFGSAAKSYRDKVLAVVLTGMGADGREGAKLLKQHGSTIWAQDAQSCVVYGMPQAIVNAGLADEQINLLQIAERINIEVGCR